GTTTAGATGAAGTAATAAGAGAGCTTGCTTCGGATGGTTATATAACTTCATTTTGCACTGCGGGATATAGATGCGGAAGGACAGGAACCCATATTATGGATTTGCTCAAAGCAGGTAAAGAAAGATGGTTTTGCAAGCTGAATGCGGTTTTAACTTTTAGAGAATGGATTGATGATTATGCCAGTGAAGAAACAAAACAATCAGCAGAGAAAGTTATAAGGAAAGAGATAAACGAGATAAAAACAGATTTACCTACGATATATCCAAAACTTATTGAATTCTACAAGAGGATACAGAATGGGGAAAGAGATTTGTATTTTTAATAAGAAGGAGATTGTTAACCAACTAAAGCAAGTAAATTCAGAGACTCTCTTTCAAAAGGCGGATAGCATACGTCGAACATTCTGCGGTGAAAAAGTTTACATTAGGGGCATAATAGAGTTTTCTAATTACTGCTGTCGGAGTTGCTTATACTGTGGTTTGCGGCAAGAAAACAAAAAGATTTTACGTTACAGGATGGCGCCTGATGAAATAATACACTTATCAAATCAAGTAATCCAACGTGGGGTAAAAACCATTGTTTTACAATCAGGTGATGACCTTTGGTATAGCCAAAAGATACTTTCGGATATTATTTATAAAATAAAAAGCGCGAATCCGGAAATAGCCATAACTTTGTCTTTAGGAGAGAGGCCATTTGATGGCTATAAAGCTTTTAAAGATGCAGGGGCAGACAGGTATCTTCTGAAACATGAAACAGCAAATCCTCTACTCTATGAACGGCTTCATCCAGGACAAACTCTAAAAAGGAGAATAGAAATTTTAGAATATCTCAAGGAGATAAATTATCAGGTGGGCGCGGGAAATATCATTGGTTTGCCAGGACAGACTCTTGAAGACTTGGCGGATGATATATTGCTTATGAAAAATTTAGATGTGGATATGGCTGGGATTGGGCCATTCATTCCTCAGAAAGACACACTCTTATGCAGCCACCCTTTAGGAAGTTTAGATTTAACTTTGAAAGTTTTAGCTTTAACAAGAATAATTACTAAAAATACTCATCTTCCCGCTACAACCGCATTAGCAACTTTAGATCCTGGCGATGGTCAGCTTTTAGGACTCAAGACAGGAGCAAATGTAATTATGCCTGATTTTACTCCTGAAGAATATCGTAGGGAATATCAGATATATGATGGGAAGATAAAAATAGATTTAGAAAAAACAAAGGATGTCATATCCGAAGCCAAGAGAAAAATCAGTTTAGAGAAAGGAGATTCGTTAAAATGCGTAAAACCCCAAAGGGCTTGCGTTTACACATAGCTATCTTTGGCAGAAGAAACGTAGGTAAATCTTCTATACTTAATATGCTTACACAACAGGAAGTTTCTATTGTTTCTGAAATTCCCGGCACAACTACTGACCCGGTTGAGAAACCAATGGAATTATTGCCGATTGGTCCGGTTTTATTTATTGATACTGCGGGCTTGGATGATATAGGAGTTTTAGGCAAATTAAGAATTAGTAAAACTTATAAAGTTTTTGAACGCGCTGATATTATTCTTTTGGTTACTGAGGCAAATAAATGGACAGAATATGAGGAAAGAATTTTAGAGGAAGCAAGGAAAAGAAAAACCCGTATTTTAGTAATTTTAAATAAAATAGACCAAATTAAGCCAGATCAGGATTTAAAAGAAAAATTAAACAGAGAAAGAATACCTGCAGTTGAGGCTTGCGCCTTAAATCATAATTGGGATGTTACCGTAAAAGTAAAAAAAGAAATTATTGAATTATTGCCGTCAGACTTTATAAACCCCATTCCAATTATTGCGGACCTAATTAATGAAGGCGATATAGTTATTTTAGTTATTCCGATAGATAAAGAAGCGCCTAAAGGAAGATTGATTTTACCGCAAGCCCAGACAATAAGAGAGATATTAGATAAAAAAGCAACTTGTCTAATAGTAAATGAAAAGAATTTGTCGAGTTCAATTTATAATTTAAAACAAAAGCCCAAAATTATAGTAACGGATTCTCAGGCATTTGAAGAAGTCTTTAAGCAAACCCCGGATGATATTTTAGTCACGAGCTTTTCTATCTTATTTGCCCGAGCAAAAGGCGATTTGAAAGAATTAGTTAACGGAGCGCGAAAGCTAAGTGATTTAAACCCGGATGATAAAATCTTAATTGCTGAGGCCTGTAGTCATCACCCAATCGGTGAGGATATCGGACGAGTAAAAATCCCCGGATGGATTAGTCAAAGAATTGGCGGAAAAATAAATTTTGATGTTTTTTCAGGGCATGATTTTCCCGAAGACTTAGAACAATATAAACTTGTTATTCATTGCGGCGCTTGTATGTTAAATAGAAAAGAGATGCTTACCAGGATTTTAAGATGTAAGGAGGAGAGGGTTGCAATTACGAATTACGGGGTAGCTATTGCGTATCTTCATAACGACCTAGATAGAGCGTTAGAACCCTTTGCGTTTTAAAGGTCAGGCTTTGAAGATAAATTAGAAGAAACAAAAAAAGAAGCCCGCCACTACAGAATGGCGAGGCAAGCCC
This genomic interval from bacterium contains the following:
- the hydF gene encoding [FeFe] hydrogenase H-cluster maturation GTPase HydF encodes the protein MRKTPKGLRLHIAIFGRRNVGKSSILNMLTQQEVSIVSEIPGTTTDPVEKPMELLPIGPVLFIDTAGLDDIGVLGKLRISKTYKVFERADIILLVTEANKWTEYEERILEEARKRKTRILVILNKIDQIKPDQDLKEKLNRERIPAVEACALNHNWDVTVKVKKEIIELLPSDFINPIPIIADLINEGDIVILVIPIDKEAPKGRLILPQAQTIREILDKKATCLIVNEKNLSSSIYNLKQKPKIIVTDSQAFEEVFKQTPDDILVTSFSILFARAKGDLKELVNGARKLSDLNPDDKILIAEACSHHPIGEDIGRVKIPGWISQRIGGKINFDVFSGHDFPEDLEQYKLVIHCGACMLNRKEMLTRILRCKEERVAITNYGVAIAYLHNDLDRALEPFAF
- the hydE gene encoding [FeFe] hydrogenase H-cluster radical SAM maturase HydE, translated to MGKEICIFNKKEIVNQLKQVNSETLFQKADSIRRTFCGEKVYIRGIIEFSNYCCRSCLYCGLRQENKKILRYRMAPDEIIHLSNQVIQRGVKTIVLQSGDDLWYSQKILSDIIYKIKSANPEIAITLSLGERPFDGYKAFKDAGADRYLLKHETANPLLYERLHPGQTLKRRIEILEYLKEINYQVGAGNIIGLPGQTLEDLADDILLMKNLDVDMAGIGPFIPQKDTLLCSHPLGSLDLTLKVLALTRIITKNTHLPATTALATLDPGDGQLLGLKTGANVIMPDFTPEEYRREYQIYDGKIKIDLEKTKDVISEAKRKISLEKGDSLKCVKPQRACVYT